One segment of bacterium DNA contains the following:
- a CDS encoding DinB family protein, which produces MNPRRLAPLIRLRFALTSRSRAAAGIARDAARYESLAADLSAGAGARPIFVPAMVGVDEDMRRWSYWMLLAHNAIVNRGITAVTVALAEGREPDGAALIDPKRDVLPGPEVGPEQLDVFRDSVAGHLAAVAGLDRLRGTATRPHPLFGDFDAHKWHCMFGFHLKVHMKQAHLVARGAREARPD; this is translated from the coding sequence GTGAATCCCCGCCGCCTCGCGCCCCTGATCCGCCTGCGGTTTGCGCTCACGTCGCGCAGCCGCGCCGCGGCCGGCATCGCCCGGGACGCCGCCCGCTACGAGTCCCTCGCCGCCGACCTGTCGGCCGGGGCCGGCGCCCGCCCCATCTTCGTGCCCGCCATGGTCGGCGTCGACGAGGACATGCGCCGCTGGTCGTACTGGATGCTGCTGGCCCACAACGCCATCGTCAACCGGGGCATCACCGCGGTCACGGTGGCCCTGGCCGAAGGGCGCGAACCCGACGGCGCGGCCCTGATCGACCCGAAACGAGACGTGCTGCCGGGACCCGAAGTCGGCCCGGAGCAGCTCGACGTGTTCCGCGATTCGGTGGCCGGACACCTGGCGGCCGTCGCCGGCCTCGACCGCCTGCGCGGCACGGCGACCCGCCCCCACCCCCTGTTCGGCGACTTCGACGCCCACAAGTGGCACTGCATGTTCGGCTTCCATCTCAAGGTGCACATGAAGCAGGCGCACCTGGTGGCGCGGGGGGCGCGGGAAGCGCGTCCGGACTAG
- a CDS encoding T9SS type A sorting domain-containing protein, whose product MKKSAITLLLGLIAMAAVAPAHAYVGTADLGTIDVDPLAPFNQTGIRTLSPDTLYTLHGLYYVEPGAEIHIPAGTIIQGVPAATLVIKPSGKIYATGEKFNPVIFTSSEAPGNRFPGDWGGVVILGNATVNKVDPVIEGGIIEGTFGGNDDSDNSGVFKYCRIEFPGYRFQLNNEINGLTLGAVGSGTEIHHVQVSYSFDDSYECFGGTVDLHHLVAMGGTDDEFDTDFGFRGKCQFLFGLRDPDYSDPTGQSNGFESDNDGSSSYDMPLTQPIYSNVTLVGPEYVGALPVGHTYEYSGVLRKNSRISIFNSVIAGYPRGMSVREGSRQAAATDSLRFYDNEVTGHVEIGTNCIHDAVRWPMVGSWFMARANEDSIPRSHTLVGLGASIDLNDPQPIPQAGSPLIGTAQWTDSYLADPYFQQVTYRGAFDPDLPMNRQWTAYWTNFDPQNTDYSLPASPAADVPVREIKLSNYPNPFNPATMIRFAVPRAGEVTVEVFDLRGHKVAQPFKGQLEAKDHAINFNGEGLASGTYFYRVTGDGFSATEKMQLVK is encoded by the coding sequence ATGAAGAAGTCTGCGATTACGCTCCTGCTCGGGTTGATCGCCATGGCTGCCGTCGCTCCCGCCCATGCCTACGTCGGCACGGCGGATCTCGGCACCATCGATGTCGATCCCCTCGCGCCGTTCAACCAGACCGGCATCCGCACCCTCAGCCCCGACACCCTGTACACCCTGCACGGCCTCTACTACGTCGAGCCCGGCGCCGAGATCCACATCCCGGCCGGCACCATCATCCAGGGCGTCCCCGCGGCCACCCTGGTGATCAAGCCGAGCGGCAAGATCTACGCCACGGGCGAGAAGTTCAACCCGGTCATCTTCACCTCGAGCGAGGCCCCCGGCAACCGCTTCCCCGGCGACTGGGGCGGCGTCGTGATCCTGGGCAACGCCACCGTGAACAAGGTCGATCCCGTCATCGAGGGCGGCATCATCGAGGGCACCTTCGGCGGCAACGACGACAGTGACAACAGCGGCGTCTTCAAGTACTGCCGCATCGAGTTCCCCGGCTACCGCTTCCAGCTGAACAACGAGATCAACGGCCTGACCCTCGGCGCGGTCGGCTCCGGCACGGAGATCCACCACGTCCAGGTCAGCTACAGCTTCGACGACAGCTACGAGTGCTTCGGCGGCACCGTCGACCTGCACCACCTGGTCGCCATGGGCGGCACCGACGACGAGTTCGACACCGACTTCGGCTTCCGCGGCAAGTGCCAGTTCCTCTTCGGTCTGCGCGATCCGGACTACTCGGACCCCACCGGCCAGAGCAACGGCTTCGAGTCGGACAACGACGGCAGCAGCAGCTACGACATGCCGCTGACCCAGCCGATCTACAGCAACGTCACCCTGGTCGGCCCCGAGTACGTGGGCGCGCTGCCCGTGGGGCACACCTACGAGTACTCCGGCGTGCTGCGCAAGAACAGCCGCATCAGCATCTTCAACTCGGTCATCGCCGGCTACCCCCGTGGCATGTCCGTGCGTGAAGGCAGCCGCCAGGCCGCCGCGACCGACTCGCTCCGCTTCTATGACAACGAGGTCACCGGACACGTCGAGATCGGCACCAACTGCATCCACGACGCCGTGCGCTGGCCGATGGTGGGCAGCTGGTTCATGGCCCGCGCCAACGAGGACTCGATCCCGCGCAGCCACACCCTGGTGGGCCTGGGCGCGTCCATCGACCTGAACGATCCCCAGCCGATCCCGCAGGCCGGCTCGCCGCTCATCGGCACGGCCCAGTGGACCGACAGCTACCTCGCCGACCCCTACTTCCAGCAGGTGACCTACCGCGGCGCGTTCGATCCGGATCTGCCGATGAACCGCCAGTGGACCGCCTACTGGACCAACTTCGATCCCCAGAACACCGACTACTCGCTGCCGGCCTCGCCGGCCGCGGACGTGCCGGTGCGGGAGATCAAGCTGAGCAACTACCCCAACCCCTTCAACCCCGCGACCATGATCCGCTTCGCCGTGCCCCGCGCCGGCGAGGTGACGGTCGAGGTCTTCGACCTGCGCGGCCACAAGGTCGCCCAGCCGTTCAAGGGCCAGCTGGAGGCCAAGGACCACGCCATCAACTTCAACGGCGAGGGCCTGGCCAGCGGCACCTACTTCTACCGTGTGACCGGCGACGGATTCTCCGCGACCGAGAAGATGCAGCTCGTGAAGTAG